The Vicinamibacterales bacterium genome contains a region encoding:
- a CDS encoding M23 family metallopeptidase has product MDAGFTSTTATRMPSTRYTILLADRRTGVIRRFTVGLRPALTVITTVVTLPILIGMGAAWKAKADVADLYASHATLELELANYHDTTEALTGQIQSLQTALDDLGGRAALDPALRSAMDRLPGIVKARAMGGGGEADSAALALLPSLNSPEDTFGLLRDLLQGLESRLQTVESRVEQRNKLAAATPSIWPAAGWLTSTMGNRRDPFTGGPDFHPGLDISADRGSPVYATADGTVVHAGRASAYGNLVRIDHGFGLESRYGHLDKIEVAVGTVVKRGQRLGTVGSTGRATAPHLHYEVRVNDRLLNPLQFLLRNGRTSAD; this is encoded by the coding sequence GTGGACGCCGGGTTCACGTCCACCACCGCCACGCGGATGCCGTCCACGCGCTACACGATTCTGCTCGCCGACCGCCGGACCGGCGTGATCCGCCGTTTCACCGTCGGCCTGCGGCCAGCGCTGACGGTCATCACCACCGTGGTGACCCTCCCCATCCTCATCGGCATGGGCGCCGCCTGGAAGGCCAAGGCGGATGTCGCCGATCTCTATGCCTCCCACGCCACGCTCGAACTCGAGTTGGCGAACTACCACGACACGACCGAGGCCCTCACCGGCCAGATTCAGAGCCTGCAGACCGCCCTCGACGATCTCGGCGGCCGCGCCGCGCTGGACCCGGCGCTCCGTAGCGCCATGGACCGCCTGCCCGGCATCGTGAAAGCGCGGGCGATGGGCGGCGGCGGCGAGGCCGACTCGGCCGCGCTGGCGCTCCTGCCGAGCCTGAACTCCCCGGAGGACACCTTCGGCCTCCTGCGCGACCTGCTCCAGGGCCTCGAGAGCCGGCTCCAGACGGTGGAGTCGCGCGTCGAGCAGCGCAACAAGCTCGCGGCCGCCACGCCGTCGATCTGGCCGGCGGCCGGCTGGCTCACCTCCACCATGGGCAACCGGCGCGACCCGTTCACGGGCGGGCCGGACTTCCATCCCGGGCTGGACATCTCGGCTGACCGCGGTTCCCCCGTCTACGCCACCGCCGACGGCACCGTGGTGCACGCGGGCCGCGCGAGCGCCTACGGCAATCTCGTGCGGATCGACCACGGCTTCGGTCTCGAATCGCGCTACGGCCACCTCGACAAGATCGAGGTGGCGGTGGGCACCGTGGTCAAGCGCGGCCAGCGGCTCGGCACCGTGGGCTCGACGGGCCGTGCCACGGCTCCGCACCTCCACTACGAAGTGCGCGTGAACGACCGGCTGCTGAACCCGCTGCAGTTCCTGCTGCGGAACGGCCGGACGTCCGCCGACTGA
- a CDS encoding YifB family Mg chelatase-like AAA ATPase: MLAHVRSAALRGLDALAVSVEVDVSFGLPVFAMVGLPDASVRESRDRVRAAIRNSGFDFPAHRITVNLAPADVRKAGASFDLPIAVAILAAAGVVPRQAPHRVAIVGELSLDGAVLPTRGILPVAIGLRRQGVDALFVPQGNAGEAAVVEALRVVPIRSLADAVGCLQRPDADWPAAIPSSAAPRRDAADGDLADVRGQATARRALEVAAAGGHHLLFVGPPGAGKTMLARRLPGLLPPLGFEEALDVTAVHSVAGLLAEGSGLLAARPFRAPHHTASEAALVGGGSVPRPGEITLAHHGVLFLDELPEFGRRALEALRQPLEEGVVRIARASGTVTFPASFALVAAMNPCPCGAAGHPTLPCRCSPAAVTRYHDRVSGPLRDRLDLTIELAPVAADALMEASTPGEPSAAVRARVVEARARQLARTPHTGATLNARLPPSALADVTQLGADPTRRLSAAARRLGLSGRAVHRALRVARTIADLDASDRVETPHVLEALQFRARPASP; encoded by the coding sequence ATGCTGGCCCACGTCAGGAGCGCCGCGCTCCGCGGCCTCGACGCGCTCGCGGTCTCGGTGGAGGTGGACGTCTCGTTCGGGCTGCCCGTGTTCGCGATGGTGGGCCTGCCCGATGCGAGCGTCCGTGAGAGCCGCGACCGGGTGCGGGCCGCCATCCGGAACTCCGGGTTCGACTTCCCCGCTCACCGCATCACCGTGAACCTGGCCCCCGCCGACGTCCGCAAGGCCGGCGCCTCGTTCGACCTGCCGATCGCGGTGGCGATCCTGGCCGCGGCTGGCGTCGTGCCCCGGCAGGCGCCGCACCGCGTGGCCATCGTCGGGGAGCTGTCGCTGGACGGTGCGGTGCTGCCGACGCGCGGGATCCTCCCGGTCGCCATCGGCCTCCGCCGGCAGGGCGTGGACGCGCTCTTCGTGCCGCAGGGCAACGCCGGTGAGGCCGCCGTCGTCGAGGCGCTGCGCGTCGTTCCGATCCGCTCCCTCGCGGATGCCGTCGGCTGCCTGCAGCGGCCCGACGCCGACTGGCCCGCCGCGATCCCCTCGTCGGCCGCGCCGCGACGGGACGCCGCCGACGGAGACCTCGCGGACGTCCGAGGACAGGCCACGGCGCGCCGCGCCCTCGAGGTGGCGGCGGCCGGCGGCCACCATCTCTTGTTCGTGGGGCCACCGGGGGCGGGCAAGACGATGCTCGCGCGCCGGTTGCCAGGGCTCCTGCCTCCCCTGGGGTTCGAGGAGGCGCTGGACGTCACCGCCGTCCACTCCGTGGCAGGGCTGCTGGCCGAAGGCTCGGGCCTCCTCGCGGCCCGGCCGTTCCGCGCCCCCCACCACACCGCCTCCGAGGCCGCGCTCGTGGGCGGCGGCAGCGTGCCGCGCCCCGGCGAGATCACCCTGGCCCATCACGGCGTCCTGTTCCTCGACGAGCTGCCGGAATTCGGGCGCCGGGCGCTGGAGGCGCTCCGCCAGCCGCTCGAGGAAGGCGTCGTGCGGATCGCCCGCGCATCCGGGACCGTCACCTTCCCGGCGTCCTTCGCGCTGGTGGCCGCCATGAATCCCTGCCCGTGCGGTGCGGCAGGCCATCCGACCCTGCCCTGCCGGTGCAGCCCCGCCGCCGTGACCCGGTATCACGACCGCGTCTCGGGCCCGCTGCGCGACAGGCTCGACCTGACCATCGAGCTGGCGCCCGTCGCCGCCGATGCCCTGATGGAGGCATCCACGCCCGGGGAGCCGTCGGCCGCCGTCCGCGCCAGGGTCGTGGAAGCCAGGGCCCGGCAGCTCGCCCGGACGCCGCACACGGGCGCCACGCTGAACGCCCGCCTTCCGCCGAGCGCGCTCGCCGACGTGACGCAGCTGGGCGCCGACCCGACCCGTCGCCTCTCGGCCGCCGCCCGGCGGCTCGGGCTCAGCGGCCGCGCCGTCCACCGCGCGCTGCGCGTCGCGAGGACCATCGCCGATCTCGACGCGTCCGACCGGGTGGAGACGCCGCACGTGCTGGAAGCGCTGCAGTTCCGGGCGAGGCCCGCCAGCCCATGA
- a CDS encoding LysM peptidoglycan-binding domain-containing protein: protein MRVLGFFLLVGSVACASKAPVVMTTPTAPPAAVADATPLPPPRDPVADAIASAESAFDAGRAAAGQGHLTDARLAFDRAVDTLLTFPGGARSDSRLSAAVDDLIDRISALELTALSSGDGFTETASEPASIDTLLSLPTAEAEAAPAPEVATVVEVDLANTTHDIPIPLNDRVLRFVELFQGRLRSFLSEGLSRGAPYLPMILTVFREEGLPLDLAFVPLVESAFKPTAVSRASARGVWQFMRGTGRENGLQHDWYIDERADPEKATRAAAKYLKTLYRIFGDWHLALASYNGGPGRMQRAIKRSGGDADFWALSAKARLLPRETRDYVPMILAATIIARNPTRYGFEIPAVTPFMSDIVTFSRPVDLRRIAEWAGTSAEDIRALNPELRRWTTPLRDDEYQIRVPLGTMASVIEGYESTSPDDSASLQWYTVRKGESLLSIARRLRVSRNDLAEANYLRATARVAVGQRLVVPRAPSAALLARRATGGEDAAVAAANAAALETIVYRVRKGDTLFAIARRHGVSIEDLRAWNGLKGSALGIGDRLTIRTGRQANGQ, encoded by the coding sequence ATGCGGGTCCTGGGCTTCTTCCTGCTCGTCGGGTCCGTCGCGTGCGCCTCGAAGGCGCCCGTCGTGATGACGACGCCGACGGCGCCTCCTGCGGCCGTCGCCGACGCGACCCCACTCCCACCTCCCCGGGACCCCGTGGCTGATGCCATTGCGTCCGCCGAGTCGGCGTTCGACGCGGGACGGGCAGCGGCGGGCCAGGGCCACCTCACCGATGCGCGGCTGGCGTTCGATCGCGCCGTCGACACGCTCCTGACCTTCCCGGGCGGCGCGCGCAGCGACAGCCGGCTCTCGGCGGCCGTGGACGACCTCATCGATCGCATCAGCGCGCTGGAACTGACGGCGCTCTCCAGCGGCGACGGGTTCACGGAGACGGCCTCCGAGCCCGCGTCCATCGACACGCTGCTCTCGCTGCCGACGGCCGAAGCCGAGGCCGCCCCGGCGCCCGAAGTGGCGACGGTGGTCGAGGTCGATCTGGCCAACACGACCCACGACATCCCCATCCCCCTGAACGATCGGGTGCTCCGGTTCGTGGAGCTCTTCCAGGGCCGCCTCAGGTCGTTCCTGTCCGAAGGGCTGAGCCGGGGCGCGCCCTACCTGCCCATGATCCTCACGGTGTTCCGCGAGGAAGGCCTGCCCCTCGATCTCGCCTTCGTGCCGCTCGTCGAAAGCGCCTTCAAGCCCACCGCGGTGTCGCGCGCCAGTGCCCGCGGCGTGTGGCAGTTCATGCGCGGCACGGGCCGGGAGAACGGCCTCCAGCACGACTGGTACATCGACGAGCGCGCGGATCCCGAGAAGGCCACGCGCGCGGCGGCCAAGTACCTGAAGACGCTCTACAGGATCTTCGGGGACTGGCACCTGGCCCTCGCCTCCTACAACGGCGGCCCGGGACGGATGCAGCGGGCCATCAAGCGGTCCGGGGGCGACGCGGACTTCTGGGCATTGTCGGCCAAAGCCCGGCTGCTCCCGCGCGAGACGCGCGACTACGTCCCCATGATCCTGGCGGCCACCATCATCGCCAGGAACCCGACCCGCTACGGGTTCGAGATTCCGGCGGTCACGCCCTTCATGAGCGACATCGTGACCTTCTCGAGGCCGGTGGACCTGCGGCGGATCGCGGAGTGGGCGGGCACGTCGGCCGAGGACATCCGCGCGCTCAACCCGGAGCTGCGCCGCTGGACGACGCCGCTGAGGGACGACGAGTACCAGATTCGGGTCCCACTCGGCACGATGGCGTCCGTCATCGAAGGGTACGAGTCGACCTCGCCGGACGACTCGGCGTCGCTGCAGTGGTATACCGTCCGGAAGGGGGAGTCGCTCCTGTCGATCGCGCGGCGCCTCCGCGTGTCGCGCAACGACCTGGCCGAAGCCAACTACCTCCGCGCGACCGCTCGCGTGGCCGTGGGCCAGCGGCTCGTGGTGCCCCGTGCGCCGTCCGCCGCGCTCCTCGCGCGCCGGGCCACGGGCGGGGAGGACGCGGCGGTCGCGGCCGCCAACGCCGCCGCCCTCGAGACGATCGTCTATCGCGTCCGCAAGGGCGACACGCTCTTTGCCATCGCACGCCGGCACGGCGTCAGCATCGAGGACCTCCGGGCCTGGAACGGCCTCAAGGGCTCGGCGCTCGGCATCGGCGATCGGCTGACGATCAGGACGGGCCGCCAGGCCAACGGCCAGTAG
- a CDS encoding aldehyde dehydrogenase family protein has product MASSPPAPSPAPPSERDLAAATEALAAARRARAAQRLLAELSQAQIDAAVDRMAAAAAAEAEPLARLAVEETGYGVVADKVAKNLFAARDVHDYIRPMRTVGVVARDETRRIVEIAEPFGVVAAIVPSTNPTSTAIYKALIAIKARCAVVVSPHPSAARSITRTIALMEAAGRDAGLPDGALGWLHTVTLHGTQALMRAREVAVILATGGLGLVRAAYSAGKPAYGVGPGNAPCYVESTADIGKAADDILTGKCFDNGVLCSSPNSVVADRAIAPALREALAKGGGHFLSRAEAARVAAVLITPARLPNPDLVGKSAERIAAAAGLQVPPGTRALVAPLEGVGRDHPLSIEKLCPVLSYYEVDDWRQGCERATQILQYGGLGHTMSIHSQNERVILEFGLRKPAFRICVNTPTTHGSIGLTTGLAPALTLGCGGLGGNITSDNITPRHLLNIKRLAYELRPRTSPRVATAPASSVRSPAGIPVEQMRRHVARVTGVAAPAAPIAAATPAAPPEAFICEDDVRRAARDGRRLVAGPRTIVTPAARDLAAALDAVQWLDEASR; this is encoded by the coding sequence GTGGCGTCCAGCCCGCCGGCCCCGAGCCCCGCCCCGCCCTCCGAACGCGACCTCGCGGCCGCCACCGAAGCCCTGGCGGCGGCCCGGCGCGCCCGCGCCGCCCAACGCCTCCTCGCGGAGCTGTCCCAGGCCCAGATCGACGCCGCCGTCGACCGGATGGCGGCCGCGGCCGCCGCCGAGGCCGAGCCGCTGGCCCGCCTCGCGGTCGAGGAGACGGGGTACGGCGTGGTCGCGGACAAGGTGGCGAAGAACCTGTTCGCCGCCCGCGACGTGCACGACTACATCCGCCCGATGCGCACGGTGGGCGTCGTCGCCAGGGACGAGACCCGCCGGATCGTCGAGATCGCGGAGCCGTTCGGCGTCGTCGCGGCCATCGTGCCCTCCACCAACCCCACCTCCACGGCCATCTACAAGGCGCTCATCGCGATCAAGGCCCGCTGTGCGGTGGTGGTCAGTCCCCATCCGTCGGCCGCACGGTCCATCACCCGGACGATCGCGCTCATGGAGGCGGCCGGCCGCGACGCGGGCCTGCCCGACGGCGCCCTGGGGTGGCTGCACACGGTGACGCTGCACGGTACGCAGGCGCTGATGCGTGCCCGCGAGGTCGCGGTCATCCTGGCCACCGGCGGACTGGGACTCGTACGGGCCGCCTACTCGGCCGGCAAGCCGGCGTACGGAGTGGGCCCCGGCAACGCGCCGTGCTACGTCGAGTCGACGGCCGACATCGGCAAGGCCGCCGACGACATCCTGACGGGCAAGTGTTTCGACAACGGCGTGCTCTGCTCGTCGCCCAACTCCGTGGTGGCCGATCGCGCCATCGCCCCCGCGCTTCGGGAGGCCCTCGCCAAGGGCGGCGGGCACTTCCTGTCGAGGGCCGAGGCGGCGCGCGTGGCCGCGGTCCTGATCACGCCCGCGCGCCTGCCGAACCCCGACCTCGTCGGCAAGTCGGCCGAGCGCATCGCGGCAGCGGCCGGGCTCCAGGTGCCGCCCGGTACGCGCGCCCTCGTCGCCCCGCTCGAGGGCGTGGGCCGGGACCACCCGCTCTCAATCGAGAAGCTGTGTCCCGTGCTGTCCTACTACGAGGTCGACGACTGGCGCCAAGGCTGCGAACGCGCCACCCAGATCCTGCAGTACGGCGGGCTGGGCCACACGATGTCGATCCACTCGCAGAACGAGCGCGTCATCCTGGAGTTCGGCCTCAGGAAGCCCGCGTTCAGGATCTGCGTGAACACGCCGACGACCCATGGCTCCATCGGGCTGACCACGGGCCTGGCGCCCGCGCTCACACTGGGTTGCGGCGGCCTGGGCGGCAACATCACGTCCGACAACATCACGCCGCGGCACCTGCTGAACATCAAGCGCCTCGCGTACGAACTGCGCCCGCGCACGTCGCCGCGCGTCGCGACGGCGCCGGCGTCATCGGTGCGATCGCCGGCCGGAATCCCCGTCGAGCAGATGCGGCGCCACGTGGCGCGCGTCACGGGCGTCGCCGCGCCGGCGGCGCCCATCGCCGCCGCGACTCCGGCCGCACCGCCCGAAGCCTTCATCTGCGAGGACGACGTGAGGCGCGCGGCGCGCGACGGCCGCCGTCTCGTCGCCGGGCCGCGGACCATCGTGACGCCGGCCGCGCGTGATCTGGCCGCCGCACTCGACGCCGTGCAGTGGCTCGACGAGGCGTCCCGCTGA
- a CDS encoding BMC domain-containing protein, giving the protein MDSGLGALGMIETRGFIGSVEAADAMVKAANVALVGTEYIGAAYVTVMVRGDVGAVKAATDAGAAAARRVGELVSVHVIPRPHAEVDRLLTKG; this is encoded by the coding sequence ATGGATTCCGGACTCGGCGCCCTCGGCATGATCGAAACCCGCGGCTTCATCGGCTCGGTCGAGGCGGCCGACGCGATGGTCAAGGCCGCCAACGTGGCCCTCGTCGGAACCGAGTACATCGGCGCGGCCTACGTCACCGTGATGGTCAGGGGCGACGTCGGCGCCGTGAAGGCGGCGACCGACGCCGGCGCGGCGGCCGCCCGCCGGGTGGGCGAGCTGGTCTCGGTCCACGTGATTCCCCGCCCGCACGCCGAGGTGGACCGCCTCCTCACCAAGGGGTAG
- a CDS encoding type II secretion system F family protein, whose product MEFRCRLGTPTGQVIEGIYVAPSEAHLRRELEDKGLHVLSLKPRGGVRGFPVGRRTIRRDEFLIFNQELATLLKAGLPLVQSLDILRQRLTNPVFKAVLDDIYDQVRGGAALSDAFAAHGELFPGVYTASLVAGERSGSLDQVLRRFVAYSKVIDTVRRKTYSAMLYPAILTVLAVALVAIIVIKVVPAFSGFYASFDRDLPLITQIIVAVSDTVRANLLLLAAVGAGGVALFLGWVRQPGQRAHFDRVVLKLPFVGPIVHKFATSQIARTLAALVGGGIPLVNALDTAATSTGNRYLGDELRLVAGKVREGRGFAATLLERNVMPDVAIKMIEVGESTGALQEMLSSLADFYDEDVETEVSRFVTLVEPMMLVFMGVVIAGVVLALYMPIFQLSTVVGQ is encoded by the coding sequence ATGGAGTTCCGCTGCAGGCTCGGCACGCCCACGGGGCAGGTCATCGAGGGCATCTACGTCGCCCCGAGCGAGGCTCACCTGCGCCGCGAGCTCGAGGACAAGGGCCTGCACGTCCTGTCCCTCAAGCCGCGCGGCGGCGTGCGGGGGTTCCCGGTCGGCCGCCGCACCATCCGGCGGGACGAGTTCCTGATCTTCAACCAGGAGCTGGCGACGCTGCTCAAGGCGGGCCTGCCACTGGTCCAGTCGCTCGACATCCTGCGGCAGCGTCTGACCAACCCGGTGTTCAAGGCGGTGCTCGACGACATCTATGACCAGGTGCGCGGCGGCGCCGCGCTGTCGGACGCCTTCGCCGCGCACGGCGAGCTGTTCCCGGGGGTGTACACGGCGTCGCTCGTGGCCGGCGAACGGAGCGGCTCGCTCGACCAGGTGCTGCGCCGGTTCGTCGCCTACTCGAAGGTCATCGACACGGTGCGCCGGAAGACCTATTCCGCGATGCTGTATCCGGCCATCCTCACGGTCCTGGCCGTCGCCCTCGTGGCCATCATCGTCATCAAGGTCGTGCCGGCCTTCTCCGGCTTCTACGCCAGCTTCGATCGCGATCTGCCGCTCATCACCCAGATCATCGTCGCGGTGTCGGACACCGTGCGCGCCAACCTGCTCCTGCTGGCGGCGGTCGGGGCGGGCGGCGTGGCCCTGTTCCTGGGGTGGGTGCGCCAGCCGGGGCAGCGGGCGCACTTCGACCGCGTCGTCTTGAAGCTGCCCTTCGTGGGGCCGATCGTCCACAAGTTCGCCACCTCGCAGATCGCGCGGACGCTGGCGGCCCTCGTCGGCGGCGGCATCCCCCTCGTGAACGCGCTCGACACGGCCGCCACGTCCACCGGCAACCGCTACCTCGGCGACGAACTGCGGCTGGTCGCCGGCAAGGTCCGTGAGGGGCGCGGGTTCGCCGCCACGCTGCTGGAGCGCAACGTGATGCCGGACGTGGCCATCAAGATGATCGAGGTCGGCGAGTCCACCGGCGCGCTGCAGGAGATGCTGTCCTCGCTCGCCGACTTCTACGACGAGGACGTGGAGACCGAGGTGAGCCGCTTCGTCACCCTGGTGGAGCCGATGATGCTGGTCTTCATGGGCGTCGTCATCGCCGGCGTCGTGCTGGCCCTGTACATGCCCATCTTCCAACTGTCCACCGTCGTGGGCCAGTAG